The Setaria viridis chromosome 6, Setaria_viridis_v4.0, whole genome shotgun sequence genome includes the window TCTAACTCTAGCTCTACCCGAGGCTATCGCCTTCTCTGATTCTCCCCATTCTCTCCCCCAatctcccctcctcttccccgccCCAGATCGTATCTGGCTATCTGCACCTGTTCCTCTGCGATTTGGGCTCGTCTTGTCTCCTGGTGCCTCAAAAGCTCGCGCCTTTACAAGGTTGAAAGGCCACAAATCAGAGGGGAATTCGGAGCGCAACCAGGGGGCAAAAGGTCGCGAGGTTTTCTTCGTCCAAAGCTGAGCGCTTTTGCTGATCTCCTTTGCAGAAATCGCTTGCTTTGTGTGGGAAAGTCGGATCTTTGCAGCAGATTCGGGTTTGAAATCTGTGTGAGAGTCGACGAACAGGATTTGGATAGGGTAAGGTTCCTGTTCCTTCTTCTGATTGCCCTGTCCCTACCATGCAAGATTCGGTTTTTCATCCGATTCTTTACTTTCCGCAGGAATTCCTAGTTCAGCCCATGCTCAGCTTGAGCTGCTTAATGATATCACTATCTGTTCTGTGCTAGTTGCTGGAAAATAGATCAAATCTctcgttttttctttttcttttttcatttctcAATTGGAactgtaagaaaaaaaatcccttcAATGCTTAAGTAGAACTATTTGAATGTGAAAAGTAGCGATAATATTGGTCAAATTCTACTCTGGCTGCAAAAAAGGAGGTCAAAATTTCGCACGCTGCCTATGAATGTGTGACGTAGTTAGGCCTTTAATTAATGATGTGTTTCGTTGGCCTTTTGCCATCAGGGAGGTTGGTTGTCCATGTTATGATCATCATGTGCTAAGTGTGAAACAAGAACTAGTTAAATGCTCCAGTAGTCCACTGACTTTATAGAGGCTGTTAGACTATTCAAGTGGGGAATGGTCTTCTCTACAATAGGCTTGACTTAATCTCACATGATTGGATATGTTCATATGCTCTAATCCTCTAATCGTCTTCCTTGGTGGTTGCTTAGTTTATAGTGCATGCTATTCATCCTGATTGCATACTTAGCTTTCAGTGTGATGCTGACATGGTTCTTGTTTGGTGGTCTTGGAATGTATAAACCAAAGAAGGCCTGCCGGCTGATAGAAAAAATAAGGCACAGCCACAATATTGCTTTGGCAGTGTTTTTTGTTTTGCCTTCTTGATGTATTTTGTAAGGCTAGTAGTTACTAATGCTTTGTCATTTGCCTATGCTGTTGCTAGCAGGCTCACTCTGAAGATCTTGATCACCACAAGAAATTTCCAGTTATTGTGCCTTTTCACTGGACATGTCCTTCCGCAGCATAGTCCGTGATGTTAAGGAAAGCTTTGGTAGCTTATCAAGACGGAGTTTTGAGGTTAGAATTTCTGGTCTGCCTGGTCTTGGTCATCACAGAGGGAAATCTGTTGGATCTCTGAGCAACCTGCACGATAGACCTATAGTAGTTGATCAAAGCAGGTGGGTTGGTCTTCCTCCCGAATTGCTTCGAGATGTAATGAAAAGGCTTGAGGAAGGTGAGAGCACTTGGCCATCCCGCAAAGATGTTGTTGCTTGCGCAGCAGTTTGCGGAACATGGAGAGAGATATGTAAGGATATAGTGCCCAGTCCAGAATTTTGTGGAAAGCTCACTTTCCCGGTGTCACTTAAACAGGTAACAGTTTAATTCAGTTACCAGGGGTGGAAATTGCAAAACCTCTATTATTAATTTTGCCGCTTGTATTTTGGTGCCTTGATCCATTACTTATCCTCTTAAACAGTTGCAAAAAATAAATGATTGTGCTGCCCAAAATATTATGAATCAACACATTCCCTCTGTTTGAGAATACTTGATACTATCAAtcactttatttatttacaaaTATTTGCCACTACATGCTTCTCAATGCATAATTCCCCATTTCTCCCTTATAAAAAATCGCCTCACTCCCAGCCCCATCTCCAAGCTGTTATCCCAGGAGAAATCATTTAGTCTAGTTAGCTCTTCTGTGGGGTCTGCTGATCACGTAACAGATGGAATAACATCTGTTACAATGCTTATCAAGTACTGACTTGAAGCAATTTTATCTTTTGTAATTGAGAAGCAGAGAACAGCCTCTGCAGTATATGTCCACCTACAAATGTTTGCACCCATCTAACTTCGTCTTTTCATGTACAGCCGGGACCTAGAGATGAAATGATACAGTGTTTTGTAAAAAGGGACAAATCAACATCAACTTATTATCTTTACCTATGTCTTAGCCCTGGTAAGTGTAAACACGTGCTATGCTTTTTTCATTAATATCCTTCTGAGCAACTTTATATGAATAATTGAATATAGATCGCAACTTTATATGATTAGGAGAAAATGTTCATGTTAATTCTGCAGCTACTCCCTTGCTCTAGTGATTTTCCACCTCAGATTTGGACAACCAAATGTGTTGCTTCCTGTGGCCTTTGAGATATGTTTTGCCTTTTGGTCTTTATAAGTCAGGACTATCAGATATGAATTGACCTAGAAATACAGTGGCACCAGATCcttgtcccccccccccccaccccttcaccccaccccaccccttGTAAGAAAGAGGAGTTTTAGAATGCAAAAGATTTCGTTAATActacaaaaaatatatatatttgtgtGCAAGTATACAATTTCAGTGACTCAATGTCGATGACTACAGTAAAATAAAGAAGAATTAGACTTGCTTTTTGATACCCTTAATGAGACAGAATTCTCACAAGTAACTTTGCTTAACACTATGCTTGATGCTTTGAATCATGTAGCTGTCCTCAGCGAGAATGGAAAATTTCTACTAGCAGCTAAGAGGAATCGCCGTACAACCTATACTGAGTACATCATTTCTATGGATCCTAAAAATATATCACGTTCAAGTAATGGCTATGTTGGAAAAATGAGGTGAAGTATCTTACCTTAACAGCAATATTCAAATCTAACtctaaatgtttttttttgagttttGTGTGGTGCTGTCCATTTGAATCTGACATTGTAGCACCAACAGGTCAAATTTTCTTGGCACCAAATTCGTCGTGTACGACACTCAGCCGCCATACAATGCTGGGAGCCTTGTTTCGTGTGGACGCAGCAGCCGTAGAATCTCCTCTAGGAGGGTTTCCCCCAAGGTACCCACTGCTAGCTATCCTATTGCCCAGGTGAACTATGAGCTAAATGTGCTTGGCACAAGGGGGCCCAGGCGTATGAATTGCACCATGCATTCCATCCCAGCCTCAGCAATGGAACCTGAAGGCATGGTACCTTGCCAACCCAAGCAGCTCTTCCTCCCTGCCTCGTCTTCCTACGAAGAATCCTTTCGCAGTGCAAACACCTCTTCCAGCTCAAGGTTCTCGGTTACAGATCGCTCCTTGGACTTCAGCTCCTCTCGCTTCTCAGAAGTAAGCGGGGTGATCCAGCAAAATGAGGATGATGGTCAGGCCAAGGAGAGGCCTTTGGTTCTCCGCAATAAAGAGCCAAGGTGGCATGAGCAGCTGCAATGTTGGTGCCTCAACTTCCGTGGTCGGGTGACCGTGGCTTCTGTGAAGAACTTCCAGTTGATAGCTGCGCCACAGCTAGATGCTGTGCCCTCTGAATCATCGCAGCAGGCTCAGCAGCAAACCCAGCCTTCGAGTTCATCTTCAGCATCTGATCATGATAAAGTGATCCTGCAGTTTGGTAAGGTTGCCAAGGACATGTTCACAATGGACTACCGATACCCGCTCTCAGCATTCCAGGCCTTCACCATCTGTTTGACGAGCTTCGACACCAAGCTGGCTTGTGAATAGATTAGAGATGAGAACAGGCATGTAGGGCAATAAGTATTTATATGTTGTGTGTGTGCTGGTGTAGTTTGTTGCCGTGGTTGATTCAGTCATTTGTTTGCCCTAGTGTGGTGTGGCTTGTCAAAGCTAAGAACCGGCAATTGTTCTGAGCTGCAGGTGCTTGGTACAAATTTTCATGTCTGTAACTTGTAATGGCAAAATGTGCAGACATTACCTCAAGTCTTCCAGGTTTCAATTCCTTGATGGTTTCAGCCTTTGAATATGTTTAATCATCAATAAATAACGTGACCAATAATGTGATGCTCTCGACATAAAGGTTCCAGATCCAACATTTACCAAATTGCTACGCACTATCAAAAATGATGTGATATGCATTCATCAATTTATGGTTTTTAGGAAAGACCAGCTACAGTCCATTCGCAAATCCACATTTTGGAAATGGCACGTTTTACATATCAGTGGCAATATCGTTATGAAAAATATGTACAATTATGAATCAACAGCCTTCATACACTCCTGAAGAAtttcaaacaattcctataAACTTCTAAAACCTTCCATAAACTGGTTATCTTTTACACACATAATCCTATGATCAAGCAACTGTCTAAATACTAAAAACAGATGGCAAAGGAGAACACATGCTTCAAATCCAATCATTCACAACCCTGATGGATACTGACTTAAACGAGTTGTTGGTGTCTGCTATATGAAAATGCGCAAAAAATAACTTTTCAATGAACAGGCACATTCATATAGCATCAACAAAGTTCGTCAGGGTGTTGTTTCTGCTGAGGAGATGAAGGCAATGCAGCATTATTAACCGACAAGTCCAGATCCCTAACTTCACCGAAGATCTCGGTCTTAGTTCTGGTTACAGGAATGTCGGTATCTGAATCTGGCGTGCGATATTTAACACCATTGCTTCCGGACTCCAATTCTTCATCGCTAACTTCATCTGTCCGGCGCCTTGAGGTCTTCAGAATGTCAAGACCCATTTCTAGATCATCCTCAACCTTGGCTCTTGGACGGTGGGGTGCATCATCTTCTGGCACATTGGCGTAGCTGGTCTGTGGCTGTACTACCTCATGTTCCTCTTGAACAATAGCTCTTAGATTGATCTTAGAAGGCTTCCTTTTTGTGCACCAGAACTCATGACAGTTGCGCACGCAGCCGTGGTCATACACGTTTGGCTGGTTGCTGTACTTGTACTTGATATTCTCATATGTTGTCTTCAGAAAAACAAAGCACGTATTTTATTCAGTAAAATAAAAATGTGGCAATTGAGAAAGCTACACTAGTACGTACTGAtccaacattttcttaatcTTTCCAATTCAAATTCAGGATAGATTTTCAATGATATTGAGGTGTTCATTTTATTTCAATTCGGTAGGTTACACTTAATAACATATCTGGAGCCTATccatcatttttttatttggcAAAAGAGCTTTAGACATTATGCGGTTATGCTTTGACGTTGACTTGGGAGGGCTAACCTTGTTCGTCGCGATAAGATAAGAATGGAACCCAGTGAGACCACCGACAAACCAGAAGCAAATGAAACAATATGCCATCACTGCCAATGAAGCTGGAGATTCTTTAATGGCCTTCAGCAATGAATCATGACCCCTACTCATGAGAAGCTTGATGTACAATCCACACATTGAACATACATAGATACACAGGACTGCCGCCGACGAAACAAAACAGAAGAAGTACCGGTAATTTCtctgcaaaagaaaagaaatgcaaatAAGCCTAGGCTGTTTTCATTGGAACTGCACTCGGGCTGtcgaatgaaaaaaaaaattacataacTTGTTTCCTCTTAGAAAATGAAGGAATCAACATAACTGACCTCTCCAATACACTGCCCAACCCAAGGGCAGTGATGATCAAAGCGCTCAACACAGTTATCACATTTGGAGCAGTGGGAGCAGCGAGGAGGCCGATATATCATGCAAGTTTCACAGTATTTCACTTTCACAGGCACGCCATTGACCATAACCTCTTTTACTCGAGGGAACTGAAGAGTATGTGGAGCTGAAGCATCATGAGAGAACTCTTCCACAGGTGGGTGTGAATTCCTTGGTACAATACCTGGATCTTGAGATGAGGTAAGGAAGAGCAGTAACAGTACCTAACAATCAGGTTTTGCAGAGAAGGATACTATAATTTTGGTGCTACACACATAAAAATAAAGTAGGAAATAAATAGCAACAAAGCAAGTTCTGTACTGCTCATATAGAAAATAACTTCTGGAGAACAGATACTTAAAGAACATATTTAGTATGCAGGAGCATATATGAATATAAATTTATTTAGGACTGTTCAAAGTTCACTCTTCAAAAAAATGGAGGTTCTAAGTCAAGGTTCACAAATATGTATAAGAACCAAGCATGTcaggtggtcggatggttgatGACAAGGACTGAGGTTGTAATATAGCCGTGTTCCTTTGTGTCCAAAATAAAAGGAGTATCACACAAGGTTCCTTTCATAATCATAATGATGTCAAATACAGCTTGTAAAACAGTTTCACCTGTCTGTCTGATTAACATTAACTCAGTTTCACTTAAACAAATTCAGCATTTTTTATTTAAAGAAAAATGAACTTGTGAAAGATTTCAGGATTGCAGTTTTGTTCAATACAGTATGCTATTTTAGTCACATTAGGAAAAGATCTCTAACTGAAAGTGTGGAGTACACAAATAGGAAACGTTATGCAGGCACCTTTGTCTAACTACGATGTAAATAGGCAAAGAATGTTTATACTCACATAAATTGTAAGGCCTATGGTGACAGCAAGAATTGCATAGCCTGCATTATATGCAGGAAATATGTGTATGAGATGCCTGGCCACAAAGACGCAGAAGACGGCAACAGGGATGGCAATTAGAGAGAAAGATATCAGAGTGGCCTTGGCATCTGGTCCAAAGATCAACCTTCCACCACACAAGATTATCTGAACACAGAGAAATAAATTACTGAAAATCTGATAGTTTAACAGAAGCTACTGAATATAGACGAACAGCAGAAACAAACGCACTAAAAATTGCAAGCCAAGCTGTTAAAGTCTGAATACGAAAGCCTTGGTAATAGCATCTTAACTAGTTGAGGCATCAAAAGTCAGCATGGTGAAGGGAAGGCAGTGTAATGGTAGTCAGAACTCTGATGAAAAAGGAATGCTGAAACCTCTCGTTCTCAAAAGAATTTTTtgagggtttttttttgttgggatTAGCTAATGGAGTAGATGCAATGTTGCACAGCAGAGTTCTGGGGATGTCTTGTGATATTCTAATTTCTTGGGATTAGCAGCTAGCACTAAGTAAGAAGAGGCACGGCACAGAATGGTGAGGCCTTGGACCAAACATAGCATGTCATACGAGTGGGATTATCTTATTAGGGAGGGGAAGGTTACGATGATTCACATTGGCTGCCAAGGTGCATCCAAATGGAGCGTGGATAGTTTATTCACTAGTGTCGGCAACACTGTGATGAGAATGAGATAAACAAATCAGAAACTGGAATGGGTTAATTAACTAGGCAGACTATGTGCAATATAAAGATCCAACAGGCCCTAATCATCTTATCCTCCAAAGAAGCAAGCTCCTCTCCCTTAAGCGCCGAAGCAGGATTGAACAAATCACATGGTCATGCGATAAGTGTTAGGCCTGATGCAAGCGAGAAATCAAGAAGAAACTGGCACAGCAGGCAATCCGGGCAAGAAGGACTGAGCGATCGAATCCAAACCCAAGAAAGGCGCGACCTTTAAGGAcccaagaaagaagaaaggcaCGACTCCTGTAAGTGTACTGGGGAGGGGGATGGGGATGGTGATGAATGAATCTGACTCACGTTGTTGCCTCTCCAGGCTTGGTACACCCGGCGCTGCTTGTGcttggccatggccatggccggcggcgtcggAAGAGTCCAAGCGGCGGCGCTCTTCTTCCAGTCCCggtttccctttctttttggatcgacaagatgtcctcctctcctctcctcttctagAAGAAGGACATCACATCACATCCCTCGCGAGGTGGATTGGATTGGAAGGAGGAGGATGCCTCTCGCATCGCATCACGGCTGCGCTGTTGGTGGGGTTTTTCAAGTACTGGCAGTAGAAGCAATCAATCAATAAGGTTGCGATTTTAGGCTGGCACGGCAATGGCAATGGCAATACCAATATGATGGCAACCCCAACGGAACTGACTAGGGAAAGATGCTTGGATTCGTTGGGGAAGAAGGGGAGCTCTCTACTAACCCGAACAAGGATTACAAACAAGCCgtccaaggaggaggagaggagagaaaagaGAAGGTATCGTATTCGATTCCCTTCCTGGCTTCCTATCCTCCCTCCCTCTGTTTCTTGAGCCAGCCAGAGCCAGCACGAAACcgttccctcctcctctcttcttgcccgcgttttcttttctttttttgttttgctcgTCCTGtccatctttttcctttttctatccAATTGTActataaaattatatattatagTAATAGCAAGTAGCAACGCACAAAATCAATCAATAAGTCGTGCTGTTTCGTATAATTACAGTGGGGCCTTAGTTTATGTATAAAACAAAATATATTCGATTATTTGGGTGCTGTTCAGCTTGGCAAGAATGGATCACTTGAGTTATTGTTTGTGGCTGACATCTTTGTGTTTTCTGTCCTAGCTAGCGTCAGTGGACCATGCATTGCATTTACTGGGTCTGGGTTGCAGCTTGCAGGGGAATTCAATTCCTATAGGAATTTATCTAAGaagttcaaatttcaaatccatGTGTCTGGAAAAGGTTGTACAAACAAAGGAGTAACTCCACACTCCGAATGTGGATTCCTATAGGAATTGAGGGAAAAACAAAGAGTTTAAGCTAAGCAGAAACGGTAATGCTTAAAAAAGGACGTccggaatcttaaaaaaatcgaaacatagtgttcatgttgcgaTGAGAATTTTTTTATCCTGGAGTGGAACGACGTTGTTgtcattttttatatattttttaatgctGCAACCATAAATTTTCGATGTTAcatatgttttgttttgatATTGCAACAGAGCGTCCGGTTAAAAAATTACCATCGGAGGTTCGGGCACTAGGGGTGCCAAAGCAGAAAACATGTAGGGTACGTGGGGGCAAAGCTCTATAAATAATGGCAGCACACTACACGTGACCTGTCCAAATTATCACCACGCAATAATCTCACTCGTCAGGCAAAAATCGCTTCCATATTCCTAGGATTCCATTGTGCACGAGGAGCTCGGACGATCCGAATAGTCTTGTATTCTGGTGGCATGTGTTGATCTTTTGCTAATGTGTCTCCTATTTCATTCTGGATGATGAAAATTTGATATTGTTCCTTTGTCTTGTATTCAACTTACTTTTGCCGATGTTCCTCCTACTCATTCTGGATACTGCAATCGTTAGAAAGTCcaagttttgaattttcttttgTGCTAGGTGCTGCATCCTTATGTTGTCATTTTTCACGTTGCAATAATATAATGAAACCTGCAAGATCTTTTTGTGCTGCTGTACTTCATATATTATAGCCGCCGTTTGTGAGAATTTTGGTGGTTAGAATCCTTGAGCATCTTGAGACGATATTGGGGTAGTTGTAGCCGTCATCCGCCACTGAGCAATACCAGTGACTCGAGACATGGAATATGGATTTGTGCAAGATCCATGACTAGGCAATTCGATGACAGCCGGAGGAGTTTTGAAAAGTAAAAGAAAGTGGATATCAGGAGGAGGATGCGGGGGTGGTTGAGTGGGAACATTGGAGTGGCCGCCGTAGCAGTTTCTGGGCCTCATTAGTCGATTTCGTGTGTGATCTTGTACAAAGCCAGCATACGATTCTTACTATATATTCTCTGGAAGAAGATGCAACTAAAGTAGTGGTTAATTACTAGCTTGTTTTGAGCCAAACTTCAACTACACGCGCAGCAGGTCAAAAAGTTGTTGCCATGGTGGTGGCTTTCAAGTTGGAAATGTTACAGATTTACAGCAACCAGAATATATCCTGTGTTAAGTTTGATGCTATATATACTCCACCTGGTACGTCACTGGATGCTCTCTTCACAGTAGTTTCGATCTGCGAGCAGCAACCGTTCCTGCAAAGTTTTCTTTAGCTACTGCTGATGCAGCATATTATAAAACATATATTTATAATTTAAAACAAGACAGTTAATTGAAGGAACGAATGATGATTTAATTGATTTCCGCATCGCTTTTCTCACTAACTCAAAcacatatatataatatacaGCTGCTCAGGCAAAATTAGAGGTTACAAACCAAAGCAAAACCAAATCAAGTTGCCGCCGGAAGCACAAGGCCTCAATGCATGAATTGGTCATTCTTAGCAGAGCAACAACGCCAGTCCCAGGAAGAAGCTCCATTGATGATGAGACCGCCCCGTTGCCGCACTCGCATCGCCTGCTCCTGCACCTCTGCGGCCGGGCGTGggtggtgatggcggcggcggtggtggtatCACGCAGGTCCCGAACGTCGAATTGGCCTGCATCTCACTCACACATTCATCAGCTATGTTGGGTGCTGTACGTTTAGAGACATGTACAGATCAGAAAGAAACGGCTACCAAGCAGCTAGCCCTTCGTTCCTTACCTTGCAATAAGCGATGTTGTTGCATCCGCATACCATATGGCCATTTGCCACATCCGTCGCTAGGGGAGCTCCTCCGCCATCGCTCCTCTGCGCCAGCCAAATGTTAAGAAAAATGCTTatgaaaagaaacaaacattTCCCTAGCGGCCTAGCCTATGCATGCATGTTTACCGCACCATGTAAAAATCGACAGCGATGTAGTTGGGCCACCGATTGCCTGAGGCAGCATGGCACGTTTTCAGCATGCTAACAAGCGGCGCTGAGTTATTCCCACAAACACCGGTCTGGCTCGGGTCAGTCGTGAAGAAGTTCATCAGAACAAGCGACTGGCTTTTGGAATCCATGGCCGGTGACTCTGCGCGGTTGGGGCATTTACCTGCTACCATACCATCATTTCCATCTGCACGGATAAGGCAGATCTGCTTAACGAAACtgtcatggaaaaaaaatattaaaacttCACCAGCCATATATAGTGAACCTACATTGGTTTTCCACCACATAGTTCCACTCGAATGCGATCCCCTCGCTTGCTTCCTTTGATTTCTTTGATGTGAAGACCAGCAGGCGCTGGTTCTGGCTGATCATGTCCTTGAGCAAAGGCCAGTTGCCACCGCTCTTTGGCATTTTAGCCACCGGGAACCAATACTTCATAAGGCCCGAAGCATTGAATACTTTCGGCAAGGACCCTGTAGCGGTGTAGTCTTCTAGAAAAATCGTGATTACTTCTGACGggtttgcatcaagaaatgtcTGGATTTCTTTGAAGACATTGATGGCTGGTTGCTGAACAGTAAAAAAAACAGAAGGAAAAACAACTCAGGATTGGAATCACAACACAAATATAATGTACTAACTTTTCAGGAATCAAAAGAGAAGAATGTTTAGCAAGTAGTATAATCTTACAAAGGCAGTGATGTTGTAGCATTGCCCACCAAATGAGTGGCAGAGCCAGACATCATTGTTGAAGTCGTAAGTGTCAAGCATCAATCCCCTAACACCATTCTGCATGCATATAATCAAGAATAAGTTACACGACTAATGTGTGAAAAAATTTTAGATAAAGGCCTCCACATCATAGTATGCCAAAACTCTAGCAGATTAGCACTAAATGATAAGGGTCCAACAATGAAAATTATTTGTTAACTGCAAAACTGAACTGTTTTAGGCGTGCTTTCCTCAGTAGAAAATTGCCAACATAATTCTCACAGCAATAGGGAGCATAGTAATAGCCTGCTAAGCTGCACAGTGTCGGATTAAGCTTATCTCTACCTTCCACCCAGTTGAGGAACACAGACCTGACTCCTGAGTGCCTCTGTGATTACTAACTTTATCTAGATGTCAGCTTACTTTTGAAACGTGAATAGCAGTACTAGTAGCTGAAAACACCAACATGGCAACAACTGTAATTTAATATCTCCTACACTAAGATCTTGAGTTCCAGACACCACTTGACAATTAAATAATATAAGCGTGGTCCCTTGGTTTTCTTAAGAAGAAAGCAAACGACACCTTGAGAGCATAATGCGTGAACTGGACATGATTTATGTGAGGCCTATTTATGTTTGACAAACAACATCAAGCAATCAAATCAGCAACTCTTGTTTTTGGCTTCATGAGTTGGATAGAGGCAACAGACAAACCGCGTCCGAATTACATTAAATTCGTCGCCAAGGTGTCTAGGGAACAAAGCAGTACTGTGACTACTAGTAGTTTATGGCAATTAGGTGCACTTAATTATTATTATTGAACATTGATTGTGCAGCATGTGAGGAAGACAATGTATAGGAACAAGAATCTCTGTGAGGTGGCAAGAAAATACAAGCAAGGCTCTTGAGCTGACTTTGGTGGTGACATTAGGTGTTGTCTAGCTGTTGAGCCCAAAAATGCCAGTTTCTTTATCACTGCTGTTGGagttctaattttttttaaaaatgaaaagaagaaTAAAATAAATAGGCAACATGGACAGAATAATATAATCCATGGTGACATGGAGCCTAGTTACATCCACGTGCAAGTAAAGTTACATATACATTCAGTAACGAAATAAAAGTGGAGAAAAACCCACTGCTCTTTCGTAAAGTAAtttgtaaaaagaaaagttgAGCACAATGTTATTCCTCCGAGAAAGGCAAAAGATGAAGTGAGGCTGAATGCGCCGTTCGTGTAAGCTTCCGGCAGCTTTTAGTTTCAGGCCACAGGAAAGGTGTAAGCTTTCTGTTGGGTAAAACTTCACTAGACAATAAAATGGTTATTGGTACGTAGAATGGATGatagaaatgcaatgcaagcagaTGGATATCATATCATACATGGATTCAATTTCATGCACAGTAATAGACTAGCAGAGGCCTGGCCGGAGATGAAGAGATAAGATTAAAGCAGACATGAGACATGAGCAAGTCTAGCTGGCACGCCGACACG containing:
- the LOC117861093 gene encoding tubby-like F-box protein 12, with protein sequence MSFRSIVRDVKESFGSLSRRSFEVRISGLPGLGHHRGKSVGSLSNLHDRPIVVDQSRWVGLPPELLRDVMKRLEEGESTWPSRKDVVACAAVCGTWREICKDIVPSPEFCGKLTFPVSLKQPGPRDEMIQCFVKRDKSTSTYYLYLCLSPAVLSENGKFLLAAKRNRRTTYTEYIISMDPKNISRSSNGYVGKMRSNFLGTKFVVYDTQPPYNAGSLVSCGRSSRRISSRRVSPKVPTASYPIAQVNYELNVLGTRGPRRMNCTMHSIPASAMEPEGMVPCQPKQLFLPASSSYEESFRSANTSSSSRFSVTDRSLDFSSSRFSEVSGVIQQNEDDGQAKERPLVLRNKEPRWHEQLQCWCLNFRGRVTVASVKNFQLIAAPQLDAVPSESSQQAQQQTQPSSSSSASDHDKVILQFGKVAKDMFTMDYRYPLSAFQAFTICLTSFDTKLACE
- the LOC117861092 gene encoding protein S-acyltransferase 8 isoform X2; amino-acid sequence: MAMAKHKQRRVYQAWRGNNIILCGGRLIFGPDAKATLISFSLIAIPVAVFCVFVARHLIHIFPAYNAGYAILAVTIGLTIYVLLLLFLTSSQDPGIVPRNSHPPVEEFSHDASAPHTLQFPRVKEVMVNGVPVKVKYCETCMIYRPPRCSHCSKCDNCVERFDHHCPWVGQCIGERNYRYFFCFVSSAAVLCIYVCSMCGLYIKLLMSRGHDSLLKAIKESPASLAVMAYCFICFWFVGGLTGFHSYLIATNKTTYENIKYKYSNQPNVYDHGCVRNCHEFWCTKRKPSKINLRAIVQEEHEVVQPQTSYANVPEDDAPHRPRAKVEDDLEMGLDILKTSRRRTDEVSDEELESGSNGVKYRTPDSDTDIPVTRTKTEIFGEVRDLDLSVNNAALPSSPQQKQHPDELC
- the LOC117861092 gene encoding protein S-acyltransferase 8 isoform X1; this encodes MDRTSKTKKEKKTRARREEEGTVSCWLWLAQETEGGRIGSQEGNRIRYLLFSLLSSSLDGLFVILVRIILCGGRLIFGPDAKATLISFSLIAIPVAVFCVFVARHLIHIFPAYNAGYAILAVTIGLTIYVLLLLFLTSSQDPGIVPRNSHPPVEEFSHDASAPHTLQFPRVKEVMVNGVPVKVKYCETCMIYRPPRCSHCSKCDNCVERFDHHCPWVGQCIGERNYRYFFCFVSSAAVLCIYVCSMCGLYIKLLMSRGHDSLLKAIKESPASLAVMAYCFICFWFVGGLTGFHSYLIATNKTTYENIKYKYSNQPNVYDHGCVRNCHEFWCTKRKPSKINLRAIVQEEHEVVQPQTSYANVPEDDAPHRPRAKVEDDLEMGLDILKTSRRRTDEVSDEELESGSNGVKYRTPDSDTDIPVTRTKTEIFGEVRDLDLSVNNAALPSSPQQKQHPDELC
- the LOC117860688 gene encoding PI-PLC X domain-containing protein At5g67130 → MAPPSRLLLLTVALVATLLGPARAAQVGDTCSSDGGCGAGLHCSACGGGGDKLCTRAVPINPATHGTGLPFNNYSWLTTHNSFALTGAASATGASIISPTNQEDTVTAQLKNGVRGLMLDTYDFNNDVWLCHSFGGQCYNITAFQPAINVFKEIQTFLDANPSEVITIFLEDYTATGSLPKVFNASGLMKYWFPVAKMPKSGGNWPLLKDMISQNQRLLVFTSKKSKEASEGIAFEWNYVVENQYGNDGMVAGKCPNRAESPAMDSKSQSLVLMNFFTTDPSQTGVCGNNSAPLVSMLKTCHAASGNRWPNYIAVDFYMRSDGGGAPLATDVANGHMVCGCNNIAYCKANSTFGTCVIPPPPPPSPPTPGRRGAGAGDASAATGRSHHQWSFFLGLALLLC